AGCTCCATATCCTATTACTAATTTCCCGTCTTGTTTTTTTTCAAGCAGAAAACTCATAAACTTTTCCGTAATTTCTTCGACTTTCTTTTGAAAATCAATATATCGTTCAGAAGTATTTAAACCATACTTTTTTTCTTCAGCAATACAATCAGTAACAGTTTTATTGCATGGATATCTTTTTGATTCTGCATGACATGCATAAATTCTCAATGATCCACCATGAGTGGGTAATCTTTCAATATCATAGATTCGAAGACGATGTCGGGAGAAGAGTTCTAGTACTGTCATCAATGAAAGATAAGAATAATGTTCATGGTAGATAGTATCAAATTGGACTTTCCTCAATAACTCCAAAATGTGTGGAAATTCCATTGTGATGGTTCCTTCTGGTGATAAAATCAATTTAAGACTCTCAACAAACCCGTTGATGTCAGGTACGTGAGCAAGAACGTTATTACCGATAACCAAATCTTGAGTACCATTTTTATCAATAATTTCTTGAGCAACCCGAATCGAAAAAAAATCCCGAATCGTTTCAATACCTCGCTCCTCTGCAGATTCAGCCGGCCCTGTCGCTGGATCTACTCCGATACAGGGAATACCATTCTCCACAAAAAATTGAAGCAGATACCCATCATTAGATGCTATCTCAAGTACCTTTGACTTTTGATGAAGCCCCAAACGAGGAATGATCATAGAGACGTATTCATATGCGTGATTTACCCAGGATATTGAATATGAGCTGAAATAACGGTAATCCCTTGAGAATATATCTATTGCTTGCTTATATTGATCAATCTGCATCAACCAACATGACTCACAAACCAGAACTCTTAACGGATAGTAGATCTCAGGTAAGTTGAGCTCTTTTGAGGATAAGTAACCATTCGAAGGAGGAGCATGATTGAGATCGCAGACAATACGCGAAATTGGGGAACCACACAACCTGCAATTCATAAAATTACCCCCAAAAAGTCGCTGTTAATATACTGGTGATTTAGATCCCGCTCTGAAATTTCTCCAATTTGAATCGGCCACTTAATTGCAATTTTTGGATCCATAACTGAAAGGCCGTCCTCACATTCTGGTGAATAATAATTGGTATGAAAATATAGGAGCTCTGAATTGCTTGATAAAACTTGGAACCCATGAGCACACCCCTCAGGAATGACAATCATTTTGTGTTCCTCTTCTGATAGAATAACCCCAAACCACTTCAAAAATGTTGGCGAGTTCGTCCTGATATCGACCACTACGTCAAATACCTTTCCCCTGATGCACTGAATTAGCTTCATCTCAGCTTTTGGAGGATACTGAAAATGCAGACCGCGTATAGTACCAGATGTTCGGGTATAAGAGTGGTTAATCTGAGCAATATGACGGTTACCCATAATCTTTACAAGTTCTTCTGCACAATAAAGACGTGAAAACCATCCCCGTTCATCTGATATGCGTTGTAATTCTACAATAAAAACGCCGGAAATTGATGTCTCTATAAAGATCATTTAACCAGATCCATGTATTCAATAATATCCTGAATTGATCTGGAAGAAACCAGATTACCGTTGTAGAGATAATCGTAATACCAATTCGCTGTCTTCTCAATTGCTTGTTGGTTTTTCCAGAGTGGTGACCATCCTAAAATATCGCGACTTTTTTCAACAGAAAGGTTAAGTACAGGTGTTTCATGAAAATCAGATGACTTCACAACAGGTTTTGCACACTTCTCAGGCCAAGCCCCAATAAATCGATCTATTAATTCCTGAACTGTCAGACAATCATTGCTATCAGGACCAAAATTGAATGCCGAACAGAATGTCTCCTCCCTTGTTGTTAGAAGTGTACTAGCTAGGAGCAGATATCCATACAATGGTTCAAGAACATGTTGCCATGGTCTGATAGCTTGTGGATTTCGTAGAATTATCGGTTCTTTTGCAACAATGGAACGAAACATATCCGGGATAATTCGGTCAGATGCAAAATCACCACCTCCAATGACATTTCCTGCACGGACAGTTGCAAGAGCAATTTGGTGTTCATTCAGTTTTTCAGGAGTAAAATATGAACATCTATAAGATTCGCAGATGATCTCAACTGCTGCCTTACTGGCACTATATGGATCTGACCCCCCTAGTCGGTCACTTTCCTGAAAGCAGGAAGTTCTCCCTTCAACCGCATAGCACTTATCACTGGTTACAATGATTACTATGACTGGTTGCCCATTTTCTCTAATCGCCTCAAGTAGAGCGATAGTTCCCATAATATTCACATCATGGGTTTCTCTTGGATTAAGATACCCATAGGTGACTAAAGGCTGAGCGGCAAAATGAAAGATTACATCCGGACGAAATTCCATAAGAACTTTCTTAAGAATATCCCGATCTCTGATATCTGCCAATAGTTCATCATGTAAGTATTCCTTAATTCCAACTATATTATAATGGGATTCAGCAGCTGCAGGTAAGGAATATCCATATACATGTGAACCGATGAGGGAAAGCCATAGAGTAAGCCATGATCCTTTAAAACCGGTATGTCCGGTAATAAAAGTTTTTTTCCCGGTAAATATATCAATAGGAGAGGTCACTGGGGGGGCACCTTCCAGAATGCCTTATTTTCTGCCCAAAGGTGATTTAAATATTGAACATCACGAAGTGTATCCATACATGCCCATTTTCCTGAGTGCCGATATATCATCAATTCTCCCTTTTCAGCAAGTAACTCTAATAATCCTGTCTCAAAATCACATAAATCATCCAAAGTTAGATAATCGAAGATTTTCCGATTACAAATATAATATCCTCCGTTGACATAATGAGTTGATACCTCAGGTTTTTCCTTGAATTTCACAATCTGATCCCCTATTATTTTCATCTCGCCGAACTGGGAAGCTGGAGAGACCCCGGTCAGAGTTACCATCTTTCCATGAGACTGATGGAAAGTAATTAACTGATCGAGATTGAGATCTGATAAGCCGTCTCCATAGGTCATAAGAAAGAGGTCATCATGTACGAACTTTTCAATTCTTTTAATACGGGCACCTTTCAAACTTAATTCTCCGGTATCAACGAGAGTAACCTTCCAACCGGCAACCTCATCATGACGGGGATAAAAGGTCATCTTACTCTCTGCTCCGAATTCTATGGAGACATCGGAGTTCATAAGTTCATAATGATAGAAATACTCTTTTATCTGATCCCCCTTATAACCCAATGCTAAAATAAATTCCTGATGTCCGAATCGGGAGTATAACTGCATGATATGCCAGAGAATTGGTCTACCTCCAATAGGAACCATCGGTTTTGGACGAAATTCGGTTTCTTCTTTAAGACGGGTCCCCAGACCACCACAGAGTATTACGACCTGCATCAGGTTTTTGCTCCTAAAAATAATGTTCCCCGGGAAGATATGCTATTTCGGGTATGATATTTAGTTTTTATTCGCCCGTTTCAATAAAAGTATCTCGATCAGCGACTCGAGATACAACAACAACCATCACATAACAATGACATATTGTGAGTCTGTCGATGTAATCACAACCACTAATATTATGTTTGTCATTTTATGAATATACCTTCTTCATAACTCGTCAAATAATTTG
The window above is part of the Methanospirillum lacunae genome. Proteins encoded here:
- a CDS encoding class I SAM-dependent methyltransferase; amino-acid sequence: MNCRLCGSPISRIVCDLNHAPPSNGYLSSKELNLPEIYYPLRVLVCESCWLMQIDQYKQAIDIFSRDYRYFSSYSISWVNHAYEYVSMIIPRLGLHQKSKVLEIASNDGYLLQFFVENGIPCIGVDPATGPAESAEERGIETIRDFFSIRVAQEIIDKNGTQDLVIGNNVLAHVPDINGFVESLKLILSPEGTITMEFPHILELLRKVQFDTIYHEHYSYLSLMTVLELFSRHRLRIYDIERLPTHGGSLRIYACHAESKRYPCNKTVTDCIAEEKKYGLNTSERYIDFQKKVEEITEKFMSFLLEKKQDGKLVIGYGAAAKGNTLLNACGIKGTNLIRYVVDASPHKQGFFLPGSHIPIYHPNRIKEDKPDVVIVFPWNISSEISSNLKYISEWGGILVAPIPSITILR
- the rfbC gene encoding dTDP-4-dehydrorhamnose 3,5-epimerase is translated as MIFIETSISGVFIVELQRISDERGWFSRLYCAEELVKIMGNRHIAQINHSYTRTSGTIRGLHFQYPPKAEMKLIQCIRGKVFDVVVDIRTNSPTFLKWFGVILSEEEHKMIVIPEGCAHGFQVLSSNSELLYFHTNYYSPECEDGLSVMDPKIAIKWPIQIGEISERDLNHQYINSDFLGVIL
- the rfbG gene encoding CDP-glucose 4,6-dehydratase, translating into MTSPIDIFTGKKTFITGHTGFKGSWLTLWLSLIGSHVYGYSLPAAAESHYNIVGIKEYLHDELLADIRDRDILKKVLMEFRPDVIFHFAAQPLVTYGYLNPRETHDVNIMGTIALLEAIRENGQPVIVIIVTSDKCYAVEGRTSCFQESDRLGGSDPYSASKAAVEIICESYRCSYFTPEKLNEHQIALATVRAGNVIGGGDFASDRIIPDMFRSIVAKEPIILRNPQAIRPWQHVLEPLYGYLLLASTLLTTREETFCSAFNFGPDSNDCLTVQELIDRFIGAWPEKCAKPVVKSSDFHETPVLNLSVEKSRDILGWSPLWKNQQAIEKTANWYYDYLYNGNLVSSRSIQDIIEYMDLVK
- the rfbF gene encoding glucose-1-phosphate cytidylyltransferase, translated to MQVVILCGGLGTRLKEETEFRPKPMVPIGGRPILWHIMQLYSRFGHQEFILALGYKGDQIKEYFYHYELMNSDVSIEFGAESKMTFYPRHDEVAGWKVTLVDTGELSLKGARIKRIEKFVHDDLFLMTYGDGLSDLNLDQLITFHQSHGKMVTLTGVSPASQFGEMKIIGDQIVKFKEKPEVSTHYVNGGYYICNRKIFDYLTLDDLCDFETGLLELLAEKGELMIYRHSGKWACMDTLRDVQYLNHLWAENKAFWKVPPQ